The Hyphomicrobiales bacterium genome has a window encoding:
- the fadB gene encoding putative enoyl-CoA hydratase (Evidence 3 : Putative function from multiple computational evidences) has protein sequence MAYETILVETKGKVGLITLNRPQALNALNGQLIGEINQALDGFEKDASIGCILITGSEKAFAAGADIKEMQARTFPGTYLDDKFEDWDRIGRRRKPIIAAVAGFALGGGCELAMMCDFIIAADNARFGQPEINLGVIPGAGGTQRLTKAVGKAKAMDLCLTGRMMNAEEAERSGLVARVVPLADLLAETLKAAEAIASKSLPSVLMAKESVERAFEVTLQEGLRFERRVFSSLFATADQKEGMSAFAEKRKPDFKNA, from the coding sequence ATGGCTTATGAGACCATTCTCGTCGAGACGAAGGGCAAGGTCGGGCTGATCACGCTCAACCGCCCGCAAGCGCTGAACGCCCTCAACGGCCAGCTGATCGGCGAGATCAACCAGGCGCTCGACGGCTTCGAGAAGGATGCCAGCATCGGCTGCATCCTCATCACCGGCTCGGAAAAGGCCTTTGCCGCCGGCGCCGACATCAAGGAGATGCAGGCCCGCACCTTCCCGGGCACCTATCTCGACGACAAGTTCGAGGACTGGGACCGGATCGGCCGCCGCCGCAAGCCGATCATCGCGGCCGTGGCCGGCTTCGCGCTCGGCGGCGGCTGCGAGCTCGCCATGATGTGCGACTTCATCATCGCCGCGGACAATGCCAGGTTCGGCCAGCCCGAGATCAATCTCGGCGTCATCCCCGGCGCCGGCGGCACGCAGCGCCTGACCAAGGCGGTCGGCAAGGCCAAGGCGATGGACCTGTGCCTGACCGGCCGGATGATGAATGCCGAGGAAGCCGAGCGCTCCGGCCTCGTCGCCCGCGTGGTGCCGCTCGCCGACCTCCTCGCCGAGACGCTCAAGGCGGCTGAGGCAATTGCTTCGAAGTCGCTGCCTTCCGTGCTGATGGCGAAGGAATCGGTCGAGCGTGCCTTCGAGGTGACGCTCCAGGAAGGCCTTCGCTTCGAGCGCCGTGTCTTCTCCTCGCTCTTCGCCACCGCCGACCAGAAGGAAGGCATGTCCGCCTTCGCCGAGAAGCGGAAGCCGGACTTCAAGAACGCCTGA